Proteins encoded within one genomic window of Setaria italica strain Yugu1 chromosome IV, Setaria_italica_v2.0, whole genome shotgun sequence:
- the LOC101753654 gene encoding wall-associated receptor kinase 3 produces MRSARVMVCAMAFVLACLAAMLPASAALGEGGILYIPSAASVAHCPSSCGDVNISYPFGIGAGCFRQGFEVTCDNTTQPPKLLLMRNSTITEITEIYDNGFVEVPMFFNSSFGPGRNNMPWEWEAPAKGITITEDNNFFVLGCDFDVNLFDYERNPVGSCMNRCHGEVVPTRGSCNGIGCCFISLRNAMSGFQATFSRADGMAGQSSGSMYPRIMAFISDSGDINNVTNLLLGWTNTSKIDGAYVDVAITDQPSCESARMNNASYACATNSICRNASSYGGYHCYCSGFSYSFGVSVLGGDPYLYGVSFLSDHDGNNNPYLFEGCMQDYNPEPKEHCRRSCGNMNISFPFGLEEGCFGNKKFRLNCTTANDTLFSTGDTQYRVTGVSVEDGTLTVTNMLSNASTEKEVIIVSTHESGGMDVFNGPVEDEFDFSMENDIVLRWVVTNSTCQQALRNITKYACQSVNSDCLHVTHGKMFMGYRCNCSSGFEGNPYIQDGCTDIDECLRPSYCNGTCQNFPGTYKCTLCPHNKVFDSRMKRCVTPAKQRNLLLGIAIGIGIGCGIGSIIIALGVIVLANKWKRGIQKRIRRAHFKKNQGLLLEQLISDESTRRKTKIFSLEELEEATNNFDATRVLGRGGHGTVYKGILLDQRVVAIKKSKIVEQIEIDQFINEVVILSQIIHRNVVKLLGCCLEDEVPMLVYEFISNGTLYELLHSDTTVKCLLSWDDRIRIAMEAAGALAYLHSAATIPIFHRDVKSSNILLDDNFTTKVSDFGASRSLSLDETHVVTIVQGTFGYLDPEYYHTGQLTEKSDVYSFGVILVELLIRKKPIFINDLGAKQNLSHYFIEGLHAGSLVEILNKQVVEEADQEEINEIASLTEACLRVKGGDRPTMKEVDMRLQFLRTKRLRKGLAKKDADIEPLLCPQDKNLYGHIDLVNAGSSGCYSLEQEFASLPR; encoded by the exons ATGAGGTCGGCCAGAGTGATGGTTTGCGCCATGGCTTTCGTTCTGGCGTGCTTGGCAGCCATGCTGCCTGCATCCGCAGCCTTGGGAGAAGGAGGGATACTGTATATCCCGTCCGCCGCCTCTGTAGCTCACTGCCCCTCCAGCTGCGGGGACGTCAATATCTCCTACCCCTTTGGCATAGGGGCGGGCTGCTTCCGGCAGGGCTTCGAGGTTACCTGCGACAACACCACTCAGCCTCCAAAGCTGCTTCTGATGAGGAACAGCACAATAACTGAGATCACTGAGATATATGATAATGGGTTTGTTGAGGTCCCTATGTTCTTCAACAGTTCCTTTGGACCAGGTAGGAACAATATGCCTTGGGAGTGGGAGGCTCCCGCTAAGGGTATTACTATTACCGAAGATAACAATTTCTTTGTCCTTGGATGTGACTTTGATGTCAACTTGTTCGATTATGAGAGAAACCCTGTCGGCTCCTGCATGAATAGGTGCCACGGGGAGGTAGTGCCAACTCGAGGGTCTTGCAACGGGATTGGTTGCTGTTTCATCAGTTTACGGAATGCCATGTCAGGCTTTCAGGCAACATTTTCTCGGGCTGATGGTATGGCAGGACAATCATCAGGTTCTATGTACCCTCGCATCATGGCTTTCATATCTGATTCCGGTGACATAAATAACGTGACTAACCTTTTATTGGGTTGGACAAACACAAGCAAGATCGATGGTGCTTATGTTGACGTTGCCATCACGGATCAACCAAGCTGCGAAAGCGCGCGAATGAACAACGCAAGTTATGCTTGTGCCACCAACAGCATTTGTAGAAATGCCTCATCATATGGGGGTTACCACTGTTACTGCTCCGGTTTTTCTTATTCCTTCGGTGTTTCCGTCCTGGGGGGCGATCCTTACCTTTATGGAGTCAGTTTTTTGTCCGACCACGACGGCAATAATAATCCTTACCTTTTCGAAGGTTGCATGCAAG ATTATAACCCCGAGCCTAAAGAACACTGCCGGAGGTCATGTGGAAACATGAACATTTCCTTCCCTTTTGGGCTCGAAGAAGGTTGTTTTGGAAACAAAAAGTTCCGACTTAATTGTACAACAGCAAATGACACGCTTTTTAGCACAGGAGATACACAGTACCGCGTGACTGGTGTCTCAGTAGAAGATGGAACTTTGACTGTAACAAACATGCTAAGCAATGCGAGCACTGAAAAAGAAGTGATAATAGTTTCGACTCACGAGAGTGGAGGTATGGACGTCTTCAACGGCCCCGTGGAAGatgaatttgatttttctatggaAAATGACATTGTCCTAAGATGGGTGGTTACCAATTCAACTTGTCAACAAGCTTTGCGGAATATAACTAAGTATGCATGCCAGAGCGTAAACAGTGATTGCCTACACGTAACCCATGGGAAAATGTTTATGGGGTATCGTTGCAATTGTTCTTCTGGCTTCGAAGGAAATCCATACATACAGGACGGCTGCACAG ATATTGATGAATGCTTACGGCCAAGCTACTGCAATGGTACATGTCAAAACTTTCCTGGGACTTATAAGTGCACACTGTGCCCTCATAATAAAGTATTTGATTCAAGAATGAAGCGGTGTGTTACACCAGCTAAGCAACGAAATCTTCTTTTGG GTATTGCAATTGGAATTGGAATCGGTTGTGGCATTGGCTCCATAATTATTGCATTGGGTGTAATCGTACTTGCCAATAAGTGGAAAAGGGGCATCCAAAAGAGAATCAGAAGAGCACACTTCAAGAAAAATCAAGGCCTGCTATTGGAGCAATTGATTTCTGATGAAAGCACCAGAAGGAAAACTAAAATATTCTCATTGGAGGAACTAGAGGAGGCAACAAACAACTTTGATGCTACTCGTGTTCTTGGTCGTGGAGGACATGGCACAGTTTATAAAGGGATTCTATTAGACCAACGTGTGGTGGCcataaaaaaatccaaaattgTGGAGCAAATAGAGATCGACCAGTTTATCAATGAGGTTGTCATTTTGTCTCAAATCATCCATCGCAATGTGGTGAAACTGCTTGGTTGCTGCCTCGAAGATGAGGTTCCCATGCTTGTCTATGAGTTCATTTCAAATGGCACCCTGTATGAACTTCTTCACTCTGATACTACAGTAAAATGCTTGCTTTCATGGGATGATCGCATTAGGATTGCAATGGAAGCAGCAGGAGCACTTGCTTATCTACACTCAGCTGCTACAATACCAATTTTTCACAGAGATGTTAAGTCTTCAAATATACTCTTGGATGACAACTTCACcacaaaggtctcagactttgGTGCTTCAAGATCTCTTTCGCTTGATGAGACTCATGTGGTTACGATTGTCCAAGGTACATTTGGCTACTTGGACCCAGAGTACTATCATACTGGTCAGCTTACTGAAAAGAGTGATGTATATAGTTTTGGAGTAATACTTGTTGAACTTTTGATAAGGAAGAAGCCAATTTTTATCAATGATTTAGGTGCTAAACAAAACCTATCACATTACTTCATTGAAGGACTTCATGCAGGGTCCCTTGTAGAAATACTGAATAAACAAGTTGTGGAAGAGGCAGACCAGGAAGAGATTAATGAAATCGCCTCACTTACAGAAGCATGCTTAAGGGTCAAAGGAGGAGACAGACCAACTATGAAAGAAGTAGATATGAGGTTGCAATTTTTAAGAACAAAGAGACTTAGAAAAGGTTTAGCTAAAAAAGATGCAGATATTGAGCCTTTGTTATGCCCACAAGATAAGAACTTATATGGGCATATCGATCTTGTCAATGCTGGGAGCTCTGGGTGCTACAGTTTGGAGCAAGAATTTGCatctttgccacgctaa